One window of the Camelus ferus isolate YT-003-E chromosome 12, BCGSAC_Cfer_1.0, whole genome shotgun sequence genome contains the following:
- the TAC3 gene encoding tachykinin-3 isoform X1 — MRSTLLFAVILALSLAWSFGAVCEESQEQVVPGGGHSKKDASLHQLPPSLLRRLADSRLVSLNGLLGVLSRAGTGPKESPLPQKRDMHDFFVGLMGKRNVQPDTPIDVNQENVPSFGTFKYPPSAE; from the exons ATGCGGAGCACCCTGCTGTTTGCAGTCATCCTGGCCCTCAGCTTGGCTTGGAGTTTTGGGGCTGTCTGTGAGGAGTCCCAGGAGCAGGTGGTGCCCGGTGGGGGCCACAGCAAG AAGGACGCAAGCCTGCACCAGCTGCCCCCGTCCTTGCTCCGGAGACTCGCTGACAGCCGCTTAGTCTCCCTGAACGGATTGCTTGGAGTGCTGAGCCGGGCTGGCACGG GTCCTAAGGAATCACCACTTCCCCAGAAAC GTGACATGCACGACTTCTTTGTGGGACTGATGGGCAAGAGGAACGTCCAGCCAG ACACTCCCATTGATGTGAACCAAGAGAATGTCCCCAGCTTTGGCACCTTCAAGTATCCCCCCAGTGCGGAATGA
- the TAC3 gene encoding tachykinin-3 isoform X2 produces MRSTLLFAVILALSLAWSFGAVCEESQEQVVPGGGHSKDASLHQLPPSLLRRLADSRLVSLNGLLGVLSRAGTGPKESPLPQKRDMHDFFVGLMGKRNVQPDTPIDVNQENVPSFGTFKYPPSAE; encoded by the exons ATGCGGAGCACCCTGCTGTTTGCAGTCATCCTGGCCCTCAGCTTGGCTTGGAGTTTTGGGGCTGTCTGTGAGGAGTCCCAGGAGCAGGTGGTGCCCGGTGGGGGCCACAGCAAG GACGCAAGCCTGCACCAGCTGCCCCCGTCCTTGCTCCGGAGACTCGCTGACAGCCGCTTAGTCTCCCTGAACGGATTGCTTGGAGTGCTGAGCCGGGCTGGCACGG GTCCTAAGGAATCACCACTTCCCCAGAAAC GTGACATGCACGACTTCTTTGTGGGACTGATGGGCAAGAGGAACGTCCAGCCAG ACACTCCCATTGATGTGAACCAAGAGAATGTCCCCAGCTTTGGCACCTTCAAGTATCCCCCCAGTGCGGAATGA